The Burkholderia mayonis genome window below encodes:
- a CDS encoding LacI family DNA-binding transcriptional regulator, protein MTPTIKDVAALAGCSIATVSRAINAPHTVSPVALEKVRAAIDTLRFRPNPLGRQLRSDRTQLIGVVLPTLANPVFAECLQGVDELAAQAGFKLIVMSTEYDVARERHAIETLRAQRVEGLMLTVADADAHPLLDELDRDGPLYVLMHNDTPHRPSVAVDNRRAAYDGVRMLIERGHRRVLMLAGSLDASDRARQRVRGYAQALDERGLDPLPALEIDFNAPTLPSAMLAHLTAHATRPTALFCSNDWLAMVVMRGLRDARLAVPDDISVLGFDGLAVGELLAPPLSSVATPNREIGRAAWRRLAERIAGEHHPRPALTLPHTVREGATVAPPRETRTSRIA, encoded by the coding sequence ATGACGCCGACCATCAAAGACGTCGCCGCGCTCGCCGGCTGTTCTATCGCCACGGTGTCGCGCGCAATCAACGCGCCGCACACGGTCAGTCCCGTGGCGCTCGAAAAGGTCCGCGCCGCAATCGACACGCTGCGCTTCCGCCCGAACCCGCTCGGCCGGCAGCTGCGAAGCGACCGCACGCAACTGATCGGCGTCGTGCTGCCGACGCTCGCGAATCCGGTGTTCGCCGAATGCCTGCAAGGCGTCGACGAGCTCGCGGCGCAAGCCGGCTTCAAGCTGATCGTGATGTCGACCGAATACGACGTCGCGCGTGAGCGTCATGCGATCGAGACGCTGCGCGCGCAGCGCGTCGAAGGGCTGATGCTCACCGTCGCGGACGCCGACGCGCATCCGCTCCTCGACGAGCTCGACCGCGACGGCCCGCTCTACGTGCTGATGCACAACGACACGCCGCATCGTCCGTCGGTCGCGGTCGACAATCGCCGCGCCGCGTACGACGGCGTGCGGATGCTGATCGAGCGCGGCCATCGCCGCGTGCTGATGCTCGCGGGCTCGCTCGACGCGTCGGACCGCGCGCGGCAGCGCGTGCGCGGCTACGCGCAGGCGCTCGACGAGCGCGGTCTCGACCCGCTGCCCGCGCTCGAAATCGACTTCAACGCGCCGACGCTGCCGAGCGCGATGCTCGCGCATCTGACCGCGCACGCGACGCGGCCGACCGCGCTCTTCTGCAGCAACGACTGGCTCGCGATGGTCGTGATGCGCGGATTGCGCGACGCGCGCCTCGCGGTGCCCGACGACATCTCGGTGCTCGGCTTCGACGGCCTCGCGGTCGGCGAGCTGCTCGCGCCGCCGCTTTCGAGCGTCGCGACGCCGAATCGAGAGATCGGTCGCGCCGCGTGGCGGCGTCTCGCCGAGCGCATCGCCGGCGAGCATCATCCGCGGCCCGCGCTGACGCTGCCGCACACGGTGCGCGAAGGCGCGACCGTCGCGCCGCCGCGCGAGACGCGCACCTCGCGCATCGCATGA
- a CDS encoding ABC transporter substrate-binding protein, with amino-acid sequence MTVRRSPFPRSPLAAVRRACAAALIPLASLALSLGASAAHAEETAICYNCPPEWADWAAQIAAIKQKTGIRVPFDNKNSGQAIAQLLAEAKSPVADVVYLGVSSAFQAKDKDVIAPYKPAHWNDIPANMKDPQGYWFAIHSGTLGFFVNKDALDGKPVPRSWADLLKPEYKGMVGYLDPSSAFVGYAGAVAVNQALGGSFDNFQPALDWFRKLKANRPIVPKQTAYARVLSGEIPILLDYDFDAYRAKYKDHANVEFVIPREGTISVPYVMSLVKGAPHDANGKKVLDFVLSDEGQKLWANAYLRPVRAQALTADAAAKFLPASEYARAKSVDFGKLAAGQQAFGKQYLQVMQ; translated from the coding sequence GTGACCGTCCGCCGTTCGCCGTTCCCCCGCTCGCCGCTCGCCGCCGTGCGCCGCGCGTGCGCCGCCGCGCTCATCCCGCTTGCCTCGCTCGCGCTGTCGCTCGGCGCGTCCGCCGCGCACGCGGAAGAAACCGCGATCTGCTACAACTGCCCGCCCGAATGGGCCGACTGGGCCGCACAAATCGCGGCGATCAAGCAGAAGACCGGCATTCGCGTGCCGTTCGACAACAAGAACTCGGGCCAGGCGATCGCACAACTGCTCGCGGAAGCGAAGAGCCCGGTCGCGGACGTCGTCTATCTCGGCGTGTCGTCGGCGTTCCAGGCGAAGGACAAGGACGTGATCGCGCCGTACAAGCCCGCGCACTGGAACGACATCCCCGCGAACATGAAGGACCCGCAAGGTTACTGGTTCGCGATCCATTCGGGCACGCTCGGCTTCTTCGTCAACAAGGACGCGCTCGACGGCAAGCCCGTGCCGCGTTCGTGGGCCGATTTGCTGAAGCCCGAGTACAAGGGCATGGTCGGCTATCTCGATCCGTCGAGTGCATTCGTCGGCTACGCGGGCGCCGTCGCGGTAAACCAGGCGCTCGGCGGCAGCTTCGACAACTTCCAGCCCGCGCTCGATTGGTTCCGCAAGCTGAAGGCGAACCGGCCGATCGTGCCGAAGCAGACTGCGTACGCACGCGTGCTGTCCGGCGAGATTCCGATCCTGCTCGACTACGACTTCGACGCGTATCGCGCGAAGTACAAGGACCACGCGAACGTCGAATTCGTGATTCCGAGGGAAGGCACGATTTCGGTGCCGTACGTGATGAGCCTCGTCAAGGGCGCGCCGCACGATGCGAACGGCAAGAAGGTGCTCGACTTCGTGCTGTCCGACGAAGGCCAGAAGCTGTGGGCGAACGCATATCTGCGGCCGGTGCGCGCGCAGGCACTCACCGCCGACGCCGCCGCGAAGTTCCTGCCCGCGAGCGAGTACGCGCGGGCGAAGAGCGTCGACTTCGGCAAGCTCGCGGCCGGCCAGCAGGCGTTCGGCAAGCAGTATCTGCAGGTGATGCAATAA
- a CDS encoding ABC transporter permease, whose amino-acid sequence MSDLTFPPRWRIALLAPALAVFVAFWLLPMASLVRVSGDGAFVDAYVALLSNARYMKSLVSTVALSAAVTLATLALSTIAGLLLARRAFAGKRTLIALLTFPLAFPGVVVGFMVIMLAGRQGLIGMLSQKLVGDRWVFAYSVAGLFVGYLYFSIPRVIVTVIAAASKLDPSLEEAARSLGASPWHVLRDIVLPALAPGLVAAGAICFATAMGAFGTAFTLATDLDVLPMTIYTEFTLNANIATAAGLSIVLGIVTWAVLALARNLTGQATAASA is encoded by the coding sequence ATGTCCGATCTCACGTTCCCGCCGCGCTGGCGCATCGCGCTGCTCGCGCCCGCACTCGCCGTGTTCGTCGCGTTCTGGCTGCTGCCGATGGCCTCGCTCGTGCGGGTGTCGGGCGACGGCGCGTTCGTCGACGCGTATGTCGCGCTGCTGTCGAATGCGCGCTACATGAAGAGCCTCGTGTCGACGGTCGCGCTGTCCGCGGCCGTCACGCTCGCGACGCTCGCGCTGTCGACGATCGCAGGCCTCCTGCTCGCGCGCCGCGCGTTCGCGGGCAAGCGCACGCTGATCGCGCTGCTCACGTTTCCGCTCGCGTTTCCGGGTGTCGTCGTCGGCTTCATGGTGATCATGCTCGCCGGGCGGCAGGGGCTGATCGGCATGCTGTCGCAAAAGCTCGTCGGCGATCGCTGGGTGTTCGCTTACTCGGTCGCGGGCCTCTTCGTCGGCTATCTGTACTTCTCGATTCCGCGCGTGATCGTCACCGTGATCGCCGCGGCGTCGAAGCTCGATCCGTCGCTCGAAGAGGCTGCGCGCTCGCTCGGTGCGTCGCCGTGGCACGTGCTGCGCGACATCGTGCTGCCCGCGCTCGCGCCGGGACTCGTCGCCGCGGGCGCGATCTGCTTCGCGACCGCGATGGGCGCGTTCGGCACCGCGTTCACGCTCGCGACCGATCTCGACGTGCTGCCGATGACGATCTACACCGAGTTCACGCTGAACGCGAACATCGCGACGGCTGCCGGTTTGTCGATCGTGCTCGGGATCGTCACGTGGGCGGTGCTTGCGCTCGCGCGCAATCTGACGGGCCAGGCGACGGCCGCGTCCGCTTGA
- a CDS encoding ABC transporter permease, translating to MTLTIKDAAALVRPAAATDSDEPPTARRPRRASFDWLAAAQWAVTLALCAFLIVPVAMSVLAGLTVNYFRGPSSGLTLRWLGEVWTQYHSSIFLSLEVALATLAVTLVTGVPAGYALARSRSRVSRLIEEALVLPVALPGLASALALLAVYGGFAAFRTSVWFIVVGHVVFTLPFMVRAVAAVAARADLRTLEEGAASLGASFVTRFTTIVLPNLRPGIVAGALAVLTLSIGEFNLTWMLHTPDTKTLPVGLADTYASLRIEIGSAYTILFLLMTLPLLVAMQRLGVDPSGTRHDARKPC from the coding sequence ATGACGCTCACCATCAAGGACGCCGCCGCGCTCGTCCGCCCCGCTGCCGCGACCGATTCCGACGAGCCGCCGACGGCCCGCCGCCCGCGCCGCGCCTCGTTCGACTGGCTCGCCGCCGCGCAATGGGCGGTCACGCTCGCGCTGTGCGCGTTCCTGATCGTTCCCGTCGCGATGTCGGTGCTCGCCGGGCTCACGGTCAACTATTTCCGCGGGCCGTCGAGCGGGCTCACGCTGCGCTGGCTCGGCGAAGTATGGACGCAGTACCACAGCTCGATATTCCTGTCGCTCGAAGTCGCGCTCGCGACGCTCGCCGTCACGCTCGTGACGGGCGTGCCCGCCGGCTATGCGCTCGCGCGCAGCCGCAGCCGCGTCTCGCGGCTGATCGAGGAAGCGCTCGTGCTGCCCGTCGCGCTGCCGGGCCTCGCGTCCGCGCTCGCGCTCCTCGCCGTCTACGGCGGCTTCGCCGCGTTCCGCACGAGCGTGTGGTTCATCGTCGTCGGGCACGTCGTGTTCACGCTGCCGTTCATGGTCCGCGCGGTCGCGGCCGTCGCCGCGCGCGCCGATCTGCGCACGCTCGAAGAAGGCGCGGCGAGCCTCGGCGCATCGTTCGTCACGCGCTTCACGACGATCGTGCTGCCGAACCTGCGCCCCGGCATCGTCGCGGGCGCGCTCGCGGTGCTCACGCTGTCGATCGGCGAATTCAATCTCACGTGGATGCTGCACACGCCCGACACGAAGACGCTGCCCGTCGGCCTCGCCGACACGTACGCGTCGCTGCGCATCGAGATCGGCAGCGCGTACACGATCCTGTTCCTGCTGATGACGCTGCCGCTCCTCGTCGCGATGCAGCGGCTCGGCGTCGATCCGTCCGGCACGCGCCACGACGCGCGCAAACCTTGCTGA
- a CDS encoding ABC transporter ATP-binding protein encodes MKLESVPITLTRCAKTFHGTRVLEPLDLAIGAGETLVLLGPSGCGKTTTLRLIAGLDVPDAGGAIAFGADDVTARPIEKRGVGMVFQSYALFPNLSVRGNVGYGLRIRGTDPRALRERVDELLAMMRLTAHADKPIDALSGGQRQRVALARALAVRPRVLLLDEPLTALDAQLRDALRREMNALLRELGVTTVYVTHDQAEAMALGDRIVVMSAGKIEQIGTPRDVYYRPASRAVARFIGTLNRLEGVWRDGALVTTGGAVAAASPANELFFRPEDARLVDPSDAPLRGAVANCAFLGERTRVTVEHAAPDTLVIDVPGRVDLARGTAVGVAIAADGLLALA; translated from the coding sequence ATGAAACTCGAATCCGTACCGATCACCCTGACCCGTTGCGCGAAGACCTTCCACGGCACGCGCGTGCTGGAGCCGCTCGATCTCGCGATCGGCGCGGGCGAGACGCTCGTGCTGCTCGGCCCGTCCGGCTGCGGCAAGACGACGACGCTGCGCCTCATTGCCGGGCTCGACGTGCCCGACGCGGGCGGCGCGATCGCCTTCGGCGCCGACGACGTAACCGCGCGGCCGATCGAAAAGCGCGGCGTCGGCATGGTGTTCCAGAGCTACGCGCTGTTTCCGAACCTGTCGGTGCGCGGCAACGTCGGCTACGGGCTGCGAATCCGCGGGACGGATCCGCGCGCGCTGCGCGAGCGCGTCGACGAACTGCTCGCGATGATGCGGCTTACCGCGCACGCGGACAAGCCGATCGACGCGCTGTCGGGCGGCCAGCGCCAGCGCGTCGCGCTGGCCCGCGCGCTCGCGGTGCGCCCGCGCGTGCTGCTGCTCGACGAGCCGCTGACCGCGCTCGATGCACAACTGCGCGACGCGCTGCGCCGCGAGATGAACGCGCTCTTGCGCGAGCTCGGCGTGACGACGGTCTACGTGACGCACGACCAGGCCGAGGCGATGGCGCTCGGCGACCGGATCGTCGTGATGAGCGCGGGGAAGATCGAGCAGATCGGCACGCCGCGCGACGTCTACTATCGTCCGGCGAGCCGCGCCGTCGCGCGCTTCATCGGCACGCTGAACCGGCTCGAAGGCGTGTGGCGCGACGGCGCGCTCGTGACGACGGGCGGCGCCGTCGCCGCCGCGTCGCCGGCAAACGAGCTATTCTTTCGACCGGAGGATGCGCGTCTCGTCGACCCGTCGGATGCGCCGCTGCGCGGCGCGGTCGCGAACTGCGCGTTTCTCGGCGAGCGCACGCGCGTGACCGTCGAGCACGCGGCGCCCGATACGCTCGTCATCGACGTGCCGGGCCGCGTCGATCTCGCGCGCGGCACCGCGGTCGGCGTCGCGATCGCGGCGGACGGCCTGCTCGCGCTCGCGTGA
- a CDS encoding phosphodiesterase: MLLAHISDLHIKRPGMLAYRRVDTAAHFARCVARLNALEPRPDAVLVTGDLTDFGDDAEYAHLKSLLAPLEIPYYLLVGNHDDRAALRRAFPARAELQMGEFVQYALDLGPLRVIALDSQIPGTSGGTLCDARLAWLANQLDAARDRPVIVALHHPPFACGIGHMDAMRLDPDASSRLDALLRRFPNVERVLCGHVHRTMFARFGGTIASAVPAPAHQVTFDLRDDGPSSFSMEPPAFAVHRYAPDSGLASHHVYVDASDGPHPFFEPTGVLID; encoded by the coding sequence ATGCTGCTTGCCCACATCAGCGATCTGCATATCAAGCGGCCCGGCATGCTCGCGTACCGGCGCGTCGACACGGCCGCGCATTTCGCGCGCTGCGTCGCGCGCCTGAACGCGCTCGAGCCGCGCCCGGACGCGGTGCTCGTCACGGGCGACCTGACCGACTTCGGCGACGACGCAGAATACGCGCACCTGAAATCGCTGCTCGCGCCGCTCGAGATTCCGTACTACCTGCTCGTCGGCAACCACGACGACCGCGCGGCGTTGCGACGCGCGTTCCCCGCGCGCGCGGAGCTGCAGATGGGCGAATTCGTCCAGTACGCGCTCGATCTCGGGCCGCTGCGCGTGATCGCGCTCGACTCGCAGATTCCGGGCACGAGCGGCGGCACCCTGTGCGACGCGCGGCTCGCGTGGCTCGCCAACCAGCTCGACGCCGCGCGCGACCGTCCGGTCATCGTCGCGCTCCATCATCCGCCGTTCGCATGCGGCATCGGCCACATGGACGCGATGCGGCTCGATCCGGACGCGTCGAGCCGGCTCGACGCGCTGCTGCGCCGCTTTCCGAACGTCGAGCGCGTGCTGTGCGGACACGTGCACCGGACGATGTTCGCGCGCTTCGGCGGCACCATCGCGTCGGCCGTGCCCGCGCCGGCGCATCAGGTCACGTTCGATCTGCGCGACGACGGGCCGTCGTCGTTTTCGATGGAGCCGCCCGCGTTCGCCGTGCATCGCTATGCGCCGGACAGCGGGCTCGCGTCGCATCATGTGTACGTCGATGCGAGCGACGGGCCGCATCCGTTCTTCGAACCGACGGGCGTGCTGATCGATTGA
- a CDS encoding MFS transporter: protein MPPSPSVSADAPRRDSHSLLLLLATIAGVSVANIYYNQPLLDAFRASFPDSASWIGIVPTATQLGYAAGMFALAPLGDRFDRRKLILLQIAGLSAALVIAAAAPTLAVLAAASLAIGILATIAQQAVPFAAEIAPPAARGQAVGTVMSGLLLGILLARTAAGFVAEYFGWRTVFGASVAALAALAAVIVARLPRSSPTSALSYGKLLASMWRLARELPGLREASMTGAAIFAAFSAFWPVLTLLLAGEPFHLGPQAAGLFGIVGAAGALAAPYAGRVADKRGPRTIITLAIALIAASFVIFAVSGHSLAGLVIGVIVLDVGVQAAQISNQSRIYALKPDARSRVNTVYMVCYFIGGAIGSSAGVAAWRAMGWMGMCAVGLLFSVVATLVHHRGRAGAR, encoded by the coding sequence ATGCCCCCGTCGCCTTCCGTTTCCGCCGACGCGCCCCGCCGTGACTCGCACAGCCTGTTGCTGCTGCTCGCGACGATCGCGGGCGTGTCCGTCGCCAACATCTATTACAACCAGCCGCTCCTCGACGCGTTCCGTGCGTCGTTTCCGGACAGCGCGTCGTGGATCGGCATCGTGCCGACCGCGACGCAGCTCGGCTACGCGGCCGGCATGTTCGCGCTCGCGCCGCTCGGCGACCGCTTCGACCGGCGCAAGCTGATCCTGCTGCAGATCGCCGGGCTGTCGGCCGCGCTCGTGATCGCCGCAGCGGCGCCGACGCTCGCCGTGCTCGCCGCGGCGAGCCTCGCGATCGGCATCCTCGCGACGATCGCGCAGCAGGCCGTGCCGTTCGCCGCCGAGATCGCGCCGCCCGCCGCACGCGGGCAGGCGGTCGGCACCGTGATGAGCGGGCTCTTGCTCGGCATCCTGCTCGCGCGCACGGCGGCGGGTTTCGTCGCCGAATACTTCGGCTGGCGCACGGTGTTCGGCGCGTCGGTCGCGGCGCTCGCCGCGCTCGCGGCCGTAATCGTCGCGCGCCTGCCGCGCAGCTCGCCGACGTCGGCGCTGTCGTACGGCAAGCTGCTCGCATCGATGTGGCGGCTCGCGCGCGAGCTGCCGGGGCTGCGCGAGGCGTCGATGACGGGCGCCGCGATCTTCGCGGCGTTCAGCGCGTTCTGGCCGGTGCTCACGCTGCTGCTCGCGGGCGAGCCGTTCCATCTCGGTCCGCAGGCGGCGGGCCTCTTCGGGATCGTCGGCGCGGCGGGCGCGCTCGCCGCGCCGTACGCGGGCCGCGTCGCCGACAAGCGCGGCCCGCGCACGATCATCACGCTCGCGATCGCGCTGATCGCCGCGTCGTTCGTGATCTTCGCGGTGTCGGGCCACAGCCTCGCCGGACTCGTGATCGGCGTGATCGTCCTCGACGTCGGCGTGCAGGCCGCGCAGATCTCGAACCAGTCGCGCATCTATGCGCTCAAGCCCGACGCGCGCAGCCGCGTGAACACGGTCTACATGGTCTGCTATTTCATCGGCGGCGCGATCGGCTCGTCGGCGGGCGTCGCCGCGTGGCGCGCGATGGGCTGGATGGGAATGTGCGCGGTCGGCCTGCTGTTCTCGGTCGTCGCGACGCTCGTGCATCATCGCGGCCGCGCGGGCGCGCGATAA
- a CDS encoding EamA family transporter — translation MTPFDRFLAFLERHPPRLPQSRSGRVVLALAFIYFAWGSTYLALHVALESFPPLLLSGLRNLLAGIGLFIFAMRRRPVRPTLVEIRNAALVGTMLVTLSSGFIALGMRTVGSGSAAVTVATVPLFATVIASVAGRRVTAGEWAAVALGMVGIVVLNSGGPSSPGSTLGSITVLVGALFWAGGAHLAARLALPHDLFLSTSLQIGLGGAASTCIAWVLGERIEHVAFLPGVAFVYLMLAGTMAAYVAYGYLIRHTSPIIASSCMYVNPIVAVALGALLLGESVTLATVIATVAILGSVGLSFVFDPARKRMQ, via the coding sequence ATGACGCCGTTCGACCGCTTCCTCGCCTTCCTCGAGCGCCATCCGCCCCGCCTGCCGCAAAGCCGCAGCGGCCGCGTCGTGCTCGCGCTCGCGTTCATCTATTTCGCGTGGGGCTCGACGTATCTCGCGCTGCACGTCGCGCTCGAATCGTTTCCGCCGCTGCTGCTGTCCGGGCTGCGCAACCTGCTCGCGGGGATCGGGCTCTTCATCTTCGCGATGCGGCGCCGTCCGGTGCGGCCGACGCTCGTCGAGATCCGCAACGCGGCGCTCGTCGGCACGATGCTCGTCACGCTGTCGTCCGGTTTTATCGCGCTCGGGATGCGCACCGTCGGCAGCGGCTCGGCCGCGGTGACGGTCGCGACGGTGCCGCTCTTCGCGACGGTGATCGCGTCGGTCGCGGGGCGGCGCGTCACGGCGGGCGAATGGGCGGCCGTCGCGCTCGGGATGGTCGGGATCGTCGTGCTGAATTCGGGCGGGCCGTCGTCGCCCGGCTCGACGCTCGGCAGCATCACCGTGCTCGTGGGCGCGCTCTTCTGGGCGGGCGGCGCGCATCTCGCCGCGCGGCTCGCGCTGCCGCACGACCTGTTCCTGTCGACCTCGCTGCAAATCGGCCTCGGCGGCGCGGCGTCGACCTGCATCGCATGGGTGCTCGGCGAGCGCATCGAGCACGTCGCGTTTCTGCCCGGCGTCGCGTTCGTCTATCTGATGCTCGCGGGCACGATGGCCGCGTACGTCGCGTACGGCTATCTGATTCGCCACACGAGCCCGATCATCGCGAGCAGCTGCATGTACGTGAATCCCATCGTCGCCGTCGCGCTCGGCGCGCTCTTGCTCGGCGAGTCCGTCACGCTCGCGACCGTGATCGCGACCGTCGCGATTCTCGGCAGCGTCGGGCTGTCGTTCGTGTTCGATCCGGCGCGCAAGCGGATGCAATAA
- a CDS encoding molybdopterin-dependent oxidoreductase yields the protein MSENDEKKPMGDNARIDRASLLIDVRKALALPSRRLFGKRVLTLGGLAMLTGCTLRDDASVDDFLEKVSRANDRVQAWLFGPTRLAPTYTEADLTRPFPFNAFYGIDDVPHVDADDYRLVVSGLVTGKRSWTLPELYALPHAEQITRHICVEGWSAIGRWGGTPFREFLRRVGADTTAQYVGFKCADDYYESIDMPTALHPQTLLTFEYDGKRLPPEYGFPMKLRMPTKLGYKNPKHIMEIFVTNTYPGGYWVDQGYNWFGGS from the coding sequence ATGTCCGAAAACGACGAGAAAAAGCCTATGGGCGACAATGCGAGGATCGACCGCGCATCGCTGCTGATCGACGTGCGCAAGGCGCTCGCGCTGCCGTCGCGGCGTCTGTTCGGCAAGCGCGTGCTGACGCTCGGCGGCCTCGCGATGCTGACGGGCTGCACGCTGCGCGACGACGCGTCGGTCGACGACTTCCTCGAGAAGGTGTCGCGCGCGAACGATCGCGTGCAGGCGTGGCTGTTCGGCCCGACGCGGCTCGCGCCGACGTATACGGAAGCCGACCTCACGCGCCCGTTCCCGTTCAACGCGTTCTATGGCATCGACGACGTGCCGCATGTCGACGCCGACGACTACCGGCTCGTCGTGTCGGGCCTCGTCACCGGCAAGCGCAGCTGGACGCTGCCGGAGCTGTACGCGCTGCCGCACGCGGAGCAGATCACGCGGCACATCTGCGTCGAAGGCTGGAGCGCGATCGGGCGCTGGGGCGGCACGCCGTTTCGCGAATTCCTGCGTCGCGTCGGCGCGGACACGACCGCGCAATACGTCGGCTTCAAATGCGCGGACGACTATTACGAGAGCATCGACATGCCGACCGCGCTGCATCCGCAAACGCTGCTGACGTTCGAATACGACGGCAAGCGCTTGCCGCCCGAATACGGTTTTCCGATGAAGCTGCGGATGCCGACGAAGCTCGGCTACAAGAATCCGAAGCACATCATGGAGATATTCGTGACCAATACGTATCCGGGCGGATATTGGGTCGACCAGGGATACAACTGGTTCGGCGGATCGTGA
- a CDS encoding DUF1223 domain-containing protein has product MSISFSASMRAVAATLALGAACVAQAAALGACAARSPDGRQALVELYTSEGCSSCPPADDWLARLAAHRAAPRVVPLALHVDYWDGLGWTDRFAQHRFTERQRALASRGGGSFVYTPEVAVAGRELRGWRDADAFERRVIATAAEPARVGIALSAARRADALDVDLSVTLRAGAPRAVDAYLALYENGIESQVRAGENRGATLHHERVVRQWIGPLASEGRTAASLDVQRRLPLPAGLRAQDAARYGIAAFVEDPATGDVLQALDLPLCD; this is encoded by the coding sequence ATGTCGATTTCATTTTCCGCTTCGATGCGCGCCGTCGCGGCGACGCTCGCGCTCGGCGCGGCGTGCGTCGCGCAGGCGGCCGCGCTCGGCGCGTGCGCCGCGCGCAGTCCCGACGGTCGGCAGGCGCTCGTCGAGCTCTACACGAGCGAAGGCTGCAGCAGTTGTCCGCCCGCCGACGACTGGCTCGCCCGGCTCGCCGCGCATCGCGCCGCGCCGCGCGTCGTGCCGCTCGCGCTGCACGTCGATTATTGGGACGGCCTCGGCTGGACCGATCGCTTTGCGCAGCATCGCTTCACCGAACGGCAGCGCGCGCTCGCGTCGCGCGGCGGCGGCAGCTTCGTCTATACGCCGGAGGTCGCCGTCGCCGGGCGCGAGCTGCGCGGCTGGCGCGATGCGGACGCGTTCGAGCGGCGTGTCATCGCGACGGCCGCCGAGCCCGCGCGCGTCGGCATCGCGCTGTCCGCCGCGCGGCGCGCGGACGCGCTCGACGTCGATCTGTCCGTGACGCTGCGCGCCGGTGCGCCGCGTGCGGTCGATGCGTATCTGGCGCTGTACGAGAACGGCATCGAGTCGCAGGTGCGTGCGGGCGAGAACCGCGGCGCGACGCTGCATCACGAGCGCGTCGTGCGCCAGTGGATCGGGCCGCTCGCGTCCGAGGGACGCACGGCCGCGTCGCTCGACGTGCAGCGCCGGCTGCCGTTGCCGGCGGGCCTGCGCGCACAGGACGCGGCGCGCTACGGCATCGCGGCGTTCGTCGAGGACCCGGCGACGGGCGACGTGCTGCAGGCGCTCGATCTGCCGCTATGCGATTGA
- a CDS encoding pentapeptide MXKDX repeat protein, with amino-acid sequence MKRNLIVVACVAGFAFAVPFAHAQNDAMSKDAMSKDGMAMSKDAMSKDAMSKDAMSKDQMGKKQDHMAKGGMKKDPMSKDAMKKPMSSDKTGPMSN; translated from the coding sequence ATGAAAAGGAATCTGATTGTTGTCGCGTGTGTCGCCGGTTTCGCGTTCGCCGTGCCGTTCGCGCATGCGCAGAACGATGCGATGTCGAAGGACGCGATGTCGAAGGACGGCATGGCGATGTCGAAGGACGCGATGTCGAAGGACGCGATGTCGAAGGATGCGATGTCGAAGGACCAGATGGGCAAGAAGCAAGATCACATGGCGAAGGGCGGCATGAAGAAGGACCCTATGTCGAAGGACGCGATGAAAAAGCCGATGTCGTCCGACAAGACGGGCCCGATGTCGAACTGA